The proteins below come from a single Natrinema sp. SYSU A 869 genomic window:
- a CDS encoding DUF87 domain-containing protein: MSFVLGRDAALEDGPVGSLGSYRALDGSDGAALHLDLDNPHALLIVGKRGYGKSYTMGVVAEGLARARGVAPVIVDPMGVFDTLAATVDGDAVPVRVIDDPTVTPASLDPRSWCALLGLSPESGAGGLIWQAAQAESTIDGMRTHIESAEASSVAARAAGNHLRLADSWDIFDADGLRATDLAGTDVTVVDVSGLADAPMNAVCRAIAEGLYRARIRRSIDRLPWLLLDEAHTFFEGVAEPALETILTRGRAPGVSLVAATQRPSAIPETGISQSDILVSHRLTSRDDLTALEAAQPTYMSGSLSDAERLPDAPGEVVVIDDATETVHAARIRSRDTPHGGDSPNASDSGRTE, translated from the coding sequence GTGAGTTTTGTACTCGGTCGCGACGCCGCTCTCGAGGACGGGCCGGTCGGTTCGCTCGGCTCCTATCGTGCACTCGACGGCAGCGACGGCGCGGCGTTGCACCTTGATCTGGACAATCCACATGCACTGTTGATCGTCGGCAAGCGCGGCTACGGGAAGTCCTATACGATGGGCGTCGTCGCGGAAGGACTCGCGCGTGCACGCGGCGTCGCACCCGTCATCGTCGACCCGATGGGCGTGTTCGACACGCTCGCAGCGACGGTCGACGGCGACGCGGTGCCTGTACGCGTGATCGACGACCCGACCGTTACCCCCGCGTCGCTCGATCCCAGATCGTGGTGTGCGCTCCTCGGCCTGTCGCCGGAAAGCGGCGCTGGCGGACTGATCTGGCAGGCCGCACAGGCGGAATCGACGATCGACGGAATGCGAACCCACATCGAGTCGGCCGAGGCTTCGAGCGTCGCCGCGCGCGCCGCCGGCAACCATCTCCGCCTCGCGGATTCGTGGGACATCTTCGATGCCGACGGACTCAGGGCTACCGACCTCGCGGGCACCGATGTGACGGTCGTCGACGTCTCTGGGCTCGCGGACGCCCCGATGAACGCCGTCTGTCGCGCGATCGCGGAAGGGCTCTACCGGGCACGGATTCGCCGCTCGATCGACCGGTTACCCTGGCTCCTGCTCGACGAGGCCCACACGTTCTTCGAGGGCGTCGCCGAACCCGCCCTCGAGACGATTCTCACGCGCGGCCGTGCGCCCGGCGTCAGTCTGGTCGCCGCGACACAGCGTCCCAGTGCCATCCCCGAAACCGGGATCTCCCAGTCGGACATCCTCGTTTCGCATCGACTGACTTCCCGGGACGATCTGACGGCGCTCGAGGCCGCCCAGCCGACTTACATGAGCGGCTCACTGTCCGACGCGGAACGGTTGCCGGACGCACCCGGCGAAGTCGTCGTGATCGACGATGCGACCGAGACGGTCCACGCCGCACGGATTCGATCCCGTGATACACCACACGGGGGCGATAGCCCGAACGCGAGCGACAGCGGGAGAACGGAGTGA
- the larC gene encoding nickel pincer cofactor biosynthesis protein LarC, producing the protein MRVLAFDGRMGASGDMLLAALLGAGGDPDALEPVTESLEVEYRIDEADKNGIAATAVDVFLTDADGDDDSSHAHEESDAEHDHTHDDHTHTSHTHDGVRAEGHGPHRSYLEVREIVADMDLEPAVERDALAIFELLGEAEASVHGETLEEIHFHEVGADDAIADVVGATALLHDLEPDRVITTPLATGGGTVTMSHGEYPVPTPAVVEIAEGANWSLRGGPVDAELLTPTGAAILGHVADGVDSLPALDLEASGYGAGGYDLDPHPNVLRVLVGAGEDGSKLVKDDIAVLETNLDDATPEVLGGLQETLTDAGARDVSVLPATMKKSRPGHLVKVICKPADRERVARALAEETGTLGVRDAGVTHRWIANREFETVTLAIDGEEYEVTVKIASDADGEVYDVSAEYDDAKAVARETGLATRDVIRRAKRAVDLEPKQ; encoded by the coding sequence ATGCGAGTCCTCGCTTTCGACGGCCGGATGGGAGCCAGCGGCGACATGCTCCTCGCCGCGCTCCTCGGCGCCGGTGGCGACCCCGACGCCCTCGAGCCCGTGACCGAGTCTCTCGAGGTCGAGTATCGGATCGACGAGGCTGACAAGAACGGTATCGCCGCGACGGCCGTCGACGTGTTCCTGACGGACGCGGATGGCGACGACGATAGTTCACACGCGCACGAGGAGTCCGACGCCGAACACGACCACACTCACGACGACCATACTCACACCAGCCACACCCACGACGGCGTTCGCGCCGAGGGCCACGGCCCCCATCGGAGCTATCTCGAGGTCCGCGAGATCGTCGCCGACATGGACCTCGAGCCGGCAGTCGAACGCGACGCGCTCGCGATCTTCGAGTTGCTCGGCGAGGCGGAGGCGAGCGTTCACGGAGAGACCCTCGAAGAAATTCACTTCCACGAGGTCGGGGCCGACGATGCGATCGCGGACGTGGTCGGTGCCACGGCCCTGCTTCACGACCTCGAGCCCGATCGCGTCATCACCACGCCGCTGGCGACCGGCGGCGGGACGGTGACGATGAGCCACGGCGAGTATCCCGTGCCGACGCCAGCGGTTGTCGAGATTGCCGAAGGTGCTAACTGGTCGCTGCGCGGCGGGCCGGTCGACGCGGAACTACTCACCCCGACCGGCGCGGCGATTCTGGGCCACGTCGCCGACGGCGTCGACTCGCTGCCTGCACTCGACCTCGAGGCCTCGGGCTACGGCGCGGGTGGCTACGACCTCGATCCCCACCCGAACGTGCTTCGGGTGTTGGTCGGGGCCGGCGAGGACGGAAGCAAACTCGTCAAAGATGATATCGCGGTGCTGGAGACGAACCTCGACGACGCGACGCCCGAAGTGCTGGGCGGACTCCAAGAGACCCTCACGGACGCGGGCGCTCGAGACGTGTCGGTCCTGCCTGCGACAATGAAGAAGTCCCGACCCGGCCACCTCGTGAAGGTCATCTGCAAGCCCGCGGATCGGGAGCGGGTCGCTCGAGCGCTGGCCGAAGAAACTGGGACGCTCGGAGTCCGCGACGCCGGTGTTACGCATCGGTGGATCGCGAATCGTGAATTTGAGACCGTAACGCTCGCAATCGACGGCGAGGAGTACGAAGTCACCGTGAAAATCGCGAGTGATGCGGATGGTGAGGTCTACGACGTGAGTGCGGAGTACGACGATGCAAAGGCGGTGGCTCGAGAGACGGGACTGGCGACTCGAGATGTCATACGGCGTGCGAAGCGTGCAGTCGACTTAGAACCGAAGCAATAG
- the radB gene encoding DNA repair and recombination protein RadB has translation MTDEPISTGCGPVDELLGGGFERGTVTQLYGPPAAGKTNLALSAAVETAVDGGTAVYIDTEGVSVDRFQQLLEAKTGEGTSRDGEETDDVEAVASRIVIEDVLDFEEQAEAVRDAEEFAERAELIILDSATGFYRLERTADGDEGEALRSVTRQVTHLLSLARKHDLAVVLTNQVFADPDSDRTRGLGGNTLEHWTGTVVRLERFRGGKRRATLEKHRSKAAGESVQFRITDTGLEGEDGTVRS, from the coding sequence GTGACCGACGAGCCGATTTCAACCGGTTGTGGCCCGGTCGACGAGTTGCTCGGTGGGGGGTTCGAACGCGGGACCGTCACGCAGTTGTACGGCCCGCCGGCCGCTGGGAAGACGAATCTCGCGCTGTCGGCGGCCGTCGAAACGGCCGTCGACGGCGGGACCGCGGTCTATATCGACACCGAGGGTGTCTCGGTCGACCGCTTCCAGCAGTTGCTCGAGGCCAAAACCGGCGAGGGGACGTCTCGAGACGGCGAGGAGACCGATGACGTCGAAGCCGTTGCCTCGCGAATCGTCATCGAGGACGTACTGGACTTCGAAGAACAGGCCGAAGCCGTCCGCGACGCCGAGGAGTTCGCCGAGCGCGCGGAACTGATCATCTTAGACAGCGCGACCGGCTTCTACCGTCTCGAGCGCACGGCCGACGGCGACGAGGGGGAAGCGCTTCGAAGCGTCACCCGGCAGGTGACACATCTGCTCTCGCTCGCGCGAAAACACGATCTCGCGGTCGTCCTGACGAATCAGGTCTTCGCCGACCCCGACTCGGACCGCACCCGCGGACTGGGCGGCAACACCTTGGAGCACTGGACCGGAACGGTCGTCCGTCTCGAACGCTTCCGCGGCGGGAAGCGACGCGCGACGCTAGAAAAGCACCGCTCGAAAGCCGCGGGCGAGTCGGTGCAGTTCCGGATTACCGATACCGGACTCGAGGGTGAAGACGGAACCGTTCGTTCCTGA
- a CDS encoding CDC48 family AAA ATPase — translation MNEVQLEVAKAYPNDSGRGIARLDPDTLLHLKLSPGDIIEIEGADTTAAKVWRADRQDWNTDTVRIDGFTRQNADVGIGERVTIRKAEATKADKLVLAPPEEASVQFGSDAAGMVKRQILKRPVVGRDIVPVMSSTNHPFMRSPGQAIPLIAVETEPEGVVLITEDTDVELREEPISGFEKTGGGITYEDIGGLQNEIQRVREMVELPMKHPQIFKKLGIEPPQGVLLHGPPGTGKTLLAKAVANETSASFFSIAGPEIISKYYGESEQQLREIFEDATEESPSIIFIDELDSIAPKREDVTGEVERRVVAQLLTMMDGLESRGQVIVIAATNRVDSVDPALRRPGRFDREIEIGVPDETGREEILQIHTRGMPLSDDVSLGHLADETHGFVGADIESLTKEAAMKALRRYLPEIDLDEEDIPPSLIDRMIVKRTDFRGALNEVEPSAMREVLVELPKISWDDVGGLQDAKDQVKESVEWPLSTPERFDRLGVDPPAGVLLYGPPGTGKTLMAKAVANETNANFISVRGPQLLSKWVGESEKAIRQTFRKARQVSPTVIFFDELDALAPGRGGETGSNVSERVVNQLLTELDGLEEMGNVMVIGATNRPDMIDPALLRSGRFDRLVMIGQPDVDGRERILEIHTEDTPLAADVTLREIAEITDGYVGSDLESIAREAAIEALREDEEADIVEMRHFRQAMENVRPTITDDILDYYEQVEEEFQGGTSGPDPTGRRGSRIGFQ, via the coding sequence ATGAACGAAGTTCAACTTGAGGTTGCGAAGGCGTACCCGAACGACTCGGGTCGTGGTATCGCCCGACTCGACCCGGACACGCTGTTGCATCTGAAGCTGAGTCCGGGCGACATCATCGAGATCGAGGGTGCAGATACGACTGCCGCGAAGGTCTGGCGCGCGGACCGGCAGGACTGGAACACGGATACCGTCCGTATCGACGGCTTCACCCGCCAGAACGCCGACGTCGGTATCGGCGAACGGGTGACGATCCGGAAGGCAGAAGCGACGAAAGCCGACAAGCTGGTGCTTGCACCGCCCGAAGAGGCGTCGGTCCAGTTCGGCTCCGACGCCGCCGGCATGGTGAAACGGCAGATCCTCAAACGGCCGGTCGTCGGTCGCGACATCGTCCCCGTCATGAGCTCGACGAATCATCCGTTCATGCGGTCGCCTGGCCAGGCGATCCCACTCATAGCCGTCGAGACCGAACCGGAGGGCGTTGTCCTCATCACCGAAGATACCGACGTTGAACTCCGCGAAGAGCCCATTTCGGGCTTCGAGAAGACCGGAGGCGGGATCACATACGAGGACATCGGCGGCCTGCAAAACGAGATCCAGCGGGTCCGGGAGATGGTCGAACTCCCGATGAAGCATCCCCAGATATTCAAGAAGCTCGGCATCGAGCCGCCACAGGGCGTGCTCCTACACGGCCCGCCGGGCACCGGGAAGACCTTACTCGCCAAGGCCGTCGCCAACGAGACCTCCGCCAGTTTCTTCTCTATCGCCGGGCCGGAGATCATCTCGAAGTACTACGGCGAGTCCGAACAGCAACTCAGGGAAATCTTCGAGGACGCCACCGAGGAGTCGCCGTCGATCATCTTCATCGACGAACTCGACTCCATCGCCCCGAAACGGGAAGATGTCACCGGCGAGGTCGAACGCCGGGTCGTTGCACAGCTGTTGACGATGATGGACGGCCTCGAGTCGCGAGGCCAGGTCATCGTCATCGCCGCGACCAACCGCGTCGATTCGGTCGATCCCGCGCTGCGCCGTCCGGGCCGATTCGACCGCGAGATCGAGATCGGCGTCCCCGATGAAACGGGCCGCGAGGAGATCCTGCAGATCCACACCCGCGGGATGCCGCTTTCCGACGATGTCAGCCTCGGTCACCTCGCCGACGAGACCCACGGCTTCGTCGGTGCCGACATCGAGAGCCTGACCAAGGAGGCGGCGATGAAGGCGCTCCGGCGCTACCTCCCCGAGATCGATCTCGACGAGGAGGACATCCCGCCGAGCCTGATCGACCGAATGATCGTCAAGCGAACGGACTTCCGCGGCGCGCTCAACGAGGTCGAACCGAGTGCAATGCGAGAGGTCCTCGTCGAACTCCCGAAGATCTCTTGGGACGACGTCGGCGGCCTTCAGGATGCCAAAGACCAGGTCAAGGAGTCCGTCGAGTGGCCGCTCTCGACCCCCGAACGGTTCGACCGGCTGGGCGTCGATCCGCCGGCTGGCGTCTTGCTGTACGGCCCGCCGGGCACCGGGAAGACGCTGATGGCGAAAGCCGTTGCCAACGAGACCAACGCGAACTTCATCTCGGTGCGCGGCCCACAGCTCCTCTCGAAGTGGGTCGGCGAGTCGGAGAAAGCCATCCGGCAGACCTTCCGCAAGGCCCGACAGGTCTCGCCGACGGTCATCTTCTTCGACGAGCTCGACGCGCTCGCGCCGGGCCGGGGCGGTGAAACTGGTTCGAACGTCTCCGAGCGGGTCGTCAACCAGCTCTTGACCGAGCTCGACGGGTTAGAGGAGATGGGCAACGTGATGGTCATCGGCGCGACCAACCGGCCGGACATGATCGACCCCGCACTGCTGCGCTCGGGGCGGTTCGACCGGCTGGTCATGATCGGCCAGCCCGACGTCGACGGTCGGGAACGCATCCTCGAGATCCACACCGAGGACACGCCACTGGCTGCGGACGTCACGCTTCGCGAGATCGCCGAGATCACCGACGGCTACGTCGGCAGCGACCTCGAGTCGATCGCTCGCGAGGCGGCCATCGAGGCACTGCGCGAGGACGAGGAGGCCGATATCGTCGAGATGCGTCACTTCCGACAGGCTATGGAGAACGTCCGGCCGACGATCACCGACGATATCCTCGACTACTACGAACAGGTCGAAGAGGAGTTCCAGGGCGGCACGAGCGGCCCCGATCCGACGGGTCGTCGCGGCAGCCGCATCGGCTTCCAGTAG